In the Ovis aries strain OAR_USU_Benz2616 breed Rambouillet chromosome 18, ARS-UI_Ramb_v3.0, whole genome shotgun sequence genome, atggaggaagaaggaaagtttaggagaaggaaatggcaacccactccagtattcttccctggagaatcccatggacagagaagcctggcaggctacagtccatagggtcacacagggttggacccgactgaagcaacttagcacgcacgcacaagGGGATTTTGGAAGAAGCACAGAATTCCCCATGCAGGGTTCCCAACTCCATAGTCACGTACCTGATGGCCCTGCACGGGGACACTGTTTTTGGCCTCCCTTTGCTGGTGGTCCTCAGGCGAGGGTTGGGGAGAGGGTTCTGAGGCGGGACTGGCATCTTCCACGATGCTGGCCTGGGGGAGGTCCTCGCCCAGCCCAGAGAAGCTGAAGCTGCTCTGGGAGGCCTCGGCATCGTCGGCCTCGTCGGCCTCGTCTTCCCTGGCCCCCAGGTCCAGCAGATAGCCCTCCGGTTCTTCCAGGTCCATCTCTTCGTTTTTCAAATCCTCCGAGCCTTCCGCGTAAGCCTCCAAAACCGCGGCCAGGGGCACCTCATAATGTGGGTAGTAGAAAAGGTCATGGGGGATGACGGAAATCTTGGAGAGCGGGGGAGATGGCTTGAAGTCCAGGCCCTCCTCGCTGGGGCTGCGGAGGGTCTCCAAGCTGACGCTGCTGCTCGGCGGGTTGGAAGGTAATTCTCCCCCGAGCCCCCGGAGGCACTCGGCTTCCCCTTCCTCCTCGCCCCGACGGCGGCGTCGGAAGGATTTGCGCTTGGCCTTCTCATACACCTCTGGCTTTTTATCCACCGGGGCCTCCTCAGGAGCCAAAGAATAGCCTTGGTCTTGGTCTCCAGGGTCCTTGTGAGGGTCAGGTTGGTCGAGCTTCACTGGGGCCTCATCCGAATCTGTCTTCTTACAGGCGGATTTCCCTCTCTGTTTTTCCAGCCTCTCAGGGTGATCCTCTGACAGCTCCTCCTCTGCAGGCTTTTTCTCATGAGGCGAAGGAACCTCATTGAAAGCCTGGCTGGTGGAGGCAAAATCAATGAGGTCGCTGTTAAACTTTGAGGCTTTTAATGGTATGGCTTCAAAATAGTCTTCTTTATCCATCGCTTCTACCGTCAGCAGCTTCACCTTGATCTCCAAGGCATCAGCCATAACGGTGTTCTCTCCCAAGGGTGAGGGGAGATGGCCTTCATCCCCAGGGCTGGATGCCCTCTCCGATGCCCCATTCCACGGGGCAGAGGTCCAGGAAGTCAGAGGATGACTGATCTCACCATCCACTGAGGACACGTCGCCAGGGGCCTCGTCGGAGGCTGCTTCCAGGATCTCTGGCGCCTCCCGTTTCGGCATTTCTTCAGCAATGTCAGCCGCCAAGACCTGTTCATCCTCCTCGGACAAGTCCCTGGTCTCTCCGGGGCTCCCTTCGAAGCGCAGGTCTGCACTGTAGAAAGGgtcctgactgcaggaggcatCCTTGTAGGTGTCGGCCTCAAAGTGCACCGTCTTCTTGATTGGCAGAGAGTTGGACCTCCGGCTGTCCTTTCGGGATGATAGAATGGAAGATTCTGGAGCCGGTTCACTGGTGCTGTTGAGCTTCCCGGGGATCCCTTGGAGAACCTGCTCAATGATCTGGTTCATGAGCTCAGAGGAGCTGTCCTCCAGCTCCTGGCTGGAAACGCCACCCAGGCAGGGTTCCTTCACATCCTCAGGCTTGTCACAGACGAAGACtttggagggaggtgggtggcTGGCCTCGTGGTTGATGGTGTAGGCTCGCTCCCTGTCCTCGGTCAGAAGGAAGATGGCGCTCTCCTGTTCCGAAGGGGTTTCTTTGATGCGAACGAAGGTAGATTCGATAGGGGCTTCTTTGTCGGAATCCacaaaatcctcctgccaagaaACACAGGGCACCATGAAATTAGCAGTGTTTAAGTGCCACATAGAGTCCCCtctcaaaacacaaaaacaaaccagCAAGAGCACTTCAGAATAAATGGAAGTGTTCTGATACCGTTGTAGATGGGCAAATGAGTATTGTTCCTGCTGAAATGTGAAACCATCAGATAAGTTAAAGAGAGGGTCATTTTCGAAGCTATGGCTGCAAAGACATCTCAATGTACTGAACTCTGGAGAAGGATGGGCCCTTTCTAAGCGAGGAGGTGGTCAGTGACCTCATACCTGTGGGCCACTGCCTGGTCTGGGTACAGAGAAGTGAACCCACCTAAGATAAGGAAAGAGCAGCTAAATCTTTACTGATTGTTGGGCTGGTGTGAGAGATTGAGTCTGGAAGGGCCTCAAACATGAAAAACCACTTCTCTTCATATACTAGTTTTCCCACACAGGGACTCTTGTTAAGCACGGTGCTGCTGAACTATTTACagaagccaagacacagaagcaacgtaagtgtccatagacagatgaatggataaagaagataaaaacGAATGaagtaatgctatttgcagcaacatgaatggacctagacattatcatactaagcaaaggcacagaaggacaaataccatatgatatgaCTTATATATGTAATCTCAGATGTTacacaaatggacttatttacaaaacagaaacagacccacagccacagaaaacaaactcatggtttccaaagaggaaagtgggggagggataaattaggaatttaggattagcagatacaaactactgtatataaaatagacacgCAACAGGATCTACTTTATAACACTTAATATAGGgacctatgctgctgctgtggctaagtcgcttcagctgtgtccgactctgtgcgatcccagagacggcagcccaccaggctcctccatccctgggattctccaggcaagaacactggagtgggttgccatttccttctccaatgcatgaaagtgaaaagtgaaagtgaagtcgctcagtcatgtctgaccctcagcaaccccatggactgcagcctaccaggctcctccatccatgggatttttctaggcaagagtactggagtgggttgccagtatcttgtaataaaccataatggaaaagaatataaaaaagaatatgtatgtacaGAGATCCATATacgtatataactgaatcactttgctgtatagcagaaactaacatatcactgtaaagcagctatatttcaatttaaaaaaaaaaagatgcagctTAGAACAGGGCTGAAAGTAGAGAGCAAGCTTGGCGGTTTTGCAGTGCTTGGCTCCCAATGTACTGGTGGGGAGAGTGGACTGACCTCATTCTAAAACTAGCTGAAACCAGAGGgttgaaattaaataaaactgcAACAGAGCCCTTATCAAGTTCTGAGAAGGTCAAAATGGTCAGCTCCTGGTCATAGGTCCTTGTTTGGGAAAAGGTTACattctctgggggtgggggtgggggaaatatCATGTACCTCATAACATATCAGATATGGCATAAAACTAAAATTGTTAAGatacaaagaagcaaacaaagaGCTCTATAATCAAGAGAAACATTAGTCATTAGAAGCAGACCCAAAGATAACCCAGGGTTAGAATTAGCATAAAGATTGTAAAACAACTGTTTAACCTACACTACAAGAAACACAAAGGTCATTCTTCAGGCTAAAAGGAAATAGTCACAGATGAAAGCCTGGATCTGGAATGAGGGAATGAGACGTACTGAAAACAGTACATGTATGACTGATATAAAAGATGATcttaaaagttttcttaaaaagtcTCCtgctcaaagcaaaaataataacaaaccaTGGGGAATTAACGTATACAATACTCTGACAAATGACAATAACGGCAACAGGAAGGGAGAAGAAGAGTGAGTGGGATCAAACAGCtgcatatacaaacatatataaaatatgaaccTATTTAAAATTGTGCaatgagggacttctctggggatccagaggttaagaatctgccttacaatgcaggggatatgagttcaatccctggtcaagcaactaagatcccacaggctgaggggcaactaagcgtgcaagccagaactactgagccggtgtgctctggagcccgtgtgccacaactaccgagcgtGCACATCACCACTAGAGTCCGTGCACCGCAACAAAGGATCCCGCGTGATGCAGGGAAGGTCCTGATgcagccaattaaca is a window encoding:
- the CLMN gene encoding calmin isoform X3; this translates as MAAQEWDWFQREELIGQISDIRVQNLQVERENVQKRTFTRWINLHLEKCNPPLEVKDLFVDIQDGKILMALLEVLSGRNLLHEYKSSSHRIFRLNNIAKALKFLEDSNVKLVSIDAAEIADGNPSLVLGLIWNIILFFQIKELTGNLSRNSPSSSLSPGSGGTDSDSSFPPTPTAERSVAISVKDQRKAIRTLLAWVQRKTRKYGVAVQDFAGSWRSGLAFLAVIKAIDPSLVDMKQALEDSMRENLEKAFSIAHDALHIPRLLEPEDIMVDTPDEQSIVTYVAQFLEHFPELEAEDFVDSDKEAPIESTFVRIKETPSEQESAIFLLTEDRERAYTINHEASHPPPSKVFVCDKPEDVKEPCLGGVSSQELEDSSSELMNQIIEQVLQGIPGKLNSTSEPAPESSILSSRKDSRRSNSLPIKKTVHFEADTYKDASCSQDPFYSADLRFEGSPGETRDLSEEDEQVLAADIAEEMPKREAPEILEAASDEAPGDVSSVDGEISHPLTSWTSAPWNGASERASSPGDEGHLPSPLGENTVMADALEIKVKLLTVEAMDKEDYFEAIPLKASKFNSDLIDFASTSQAFNEVPSPHEKKPAEEELSEDHPERLEKQRGKSACKKTDSDEAPVKLDQPDPHKDPGDQDQGYSLAPEEAPVDKKPEVYEKAKRKSFRRRRRGEEEGEAECLRGLGGELPSNPPSSSVSLETLRSPSEEGLDFKPSPPLSKISVIPHDLFYYPHYEVPLAAVLEAYAEGSEDLKNEEMDLEEPEGYLLDLGAREDEADEADDAEASQSSFSFSGLGEDLPQASIVEDASPASEPSPQPSPEDHQQREAKNSVPVQGHQSQESPNSENLASPLEEKVMEESISSKKKEKRKHVDHVESSIFVAPGTVRSSDDLEEDTGDHKVLSSPEL
- the CLMN gene encoding calmin isoform X1, whose protein sequence is MAAQEWDWFQREELIGQISDIRVQNLQVERENVQKRTFTRWINLHLEKCNPPLEVKDLFVDIQDGKILMALLEVLSGRNLLHEYKSSSHRIFRLNNIAKALKFLEDSNVKLVSIDAAEIADGNPSLVLGLIWNIILFFQIKELTGNLSRNSPSSSLSPGSGGTDSDSSFPPTPTAERSVAISVKDQRKAIRTLLAWVQRKTRKYGVAVQDFAGSWRSGLAFLAVIKAIDPSLVDMKQALEDSMRENLEKAFSIAHDALHIPRLLEPEDIMVDTPDEQSIVTYVAQFLEHFPELEAEDFVDSDKEAPIESTFVRIKETPSEQESAIFLLTEDRERAYTINHEASHPPPSKVFVCDKPEDVKEPCLGGVSSQELEDSSSELMNQIIEQVLQGIPGKLNSTSEPAPESSILSSRKDSRRSNSLPIKKTVHFEADTYKDASCSQDPFYSADLRFEGSPGETRDLSEEDEQVLAADIAEEMPKREAPEILEAASDEAPGDVSSVDGEISHPLTSWTSAPWNGASERASSPGDEGHLPSPLGENTVMADALEIKVKLLTVEAMDKEDYFEAIPLKASKFNSDLIDFASTSQAFNEVPSPHEKKPAEEELSEDHPERLEKQRGKSACKKTDSDEAPVKLDQPDPHKDPGDQDQGYSLAPEEAPVDKKPEVYEKAKRKSFRRRRRGEEEGEAECLRGLGGELPSNPPSSSVSLETLRSPSEEGLDFKPSPPLSKISVIPHDLFYYPHYEVPLAAVLEAYAEGSEDLKNEEMDLEEPEGYLLDLGAREDEADEADDAEASQSSFSFSGLGEDLPQASIVEDASPASEPSPQPSPEDHQQREAKNSVPVQGHQSQESPNSENLASPLEEKVMEESISSKKKEKRKHVDHVESSIFVAPGTVRSSDDLEEDTGDHKVLSRTSHSDSSIYIRRHTNRSLESDHFSYVQLRNAADVDDRRTRMLTRYTTQKLTELILQFYGIRADMKREYKHARMSMKANHSGKARLREIQSSQSDSLTQLVQQPDVMYFILFLWLLVYCLLLFPQLDVNRL
- the CLMN gene encoding calmin isoform X2, with product MAAQEWDWFQREELIGQISDIRVQNLQVERENVQKRTFTRWINLHLEKCNPPLEVKDLFVDIQDGKILMALLEVLSGRNLLHEYKSSSHRIFRLNNIAKALKFLEDSNVKLVSIDAAEIADGNPSLVLGLIWNIILFFQIKELTGNLSRNSPSSSLSPGSGGTDSDSSFPPTPTAERSVAISVKDQRKAIRTLLAWVQRKTRKYGVAVQDFAGSWRSGLAFLAVIKAIDPSLVDMKQALEDSMRENLEKAFSIAHDALHIPRLLEPEDIMVDTPDEQSIVTYVAQFLEHFPELEAEDFVDSDKEAPIESTFVRIKETPSEQESAIFLLTEDRERAYTINHEASHPPPSKVFVCDKPEDVKEPCLGGVSSQELEDSSSELMNQIIEQVLQGIPGKLNSTSEPAPESSILSSRKDSRRSNSLPIKKTVHFEADTYKDASCSQDPFYSADLRFEGSPGETRDLSEEDEQVLAADIAEEMPKREAPEILEAASDEAPGDVSSVDGEISHPLTSWTSAPWNGASERASSPGDEGHLPSPLGENTVMADALEIKVKLLTVEAMDKEDYFEAIPLKASKFNSDLIDFASTSQAFNEVPSPHEKKPAEEELSEDHPERLEKQRGKSACKKTDSDEAPVKLDQPDPHKDPGDQDQGYSLAPEEAPVDKKPEVYEKAKRKSFRRRRRGEEEGEAECLRGLGGELPSNPPSSSVSLETLRSPSEEGLDFKPSPPLSKISVIPHDLFYYPHYEVPLAAVLEAYAEGSEDLKNEEMDLEEPEGYLLDLGAREDEADEADDAEASQSSFSFSGLGEDLPQASIVEDASPASEPSPQPSPEDHQQREAKNSVPVQGHQSQESPNSENLASPLEEKVMEESISSKKKEKRKHVDHVESSIFVAPGTVRSSDDLEEDTGDHKVLSRTSHSDSSIYIRRHTNRSLESDHFSYVQLRNAADVDDRRTRMLTRKANHSGKARLREIQSSQSDSLTQLVQQPDVMYFILFLWLLVYCLLLFPQLDVNRL